Within Epilithonimonas zeae, the genomic segment TTTAGAATCTGCAAAATCGAGAACTTCTTTAAAATAATTACCTTCAATTTCTGTATCCGGATTCAGGATATAAACATATTCTCCTTTTGCAGAATTGACACCAATGTTATTGGCTTTTGAAAAACCAAAATTTTTGTCGAGGCTGATAAAGTTAACTTCAGAAAATTCAGAGATCAAAGTTTTCCAATCAGAGTTTGGAGAATTATTATCAACTACAATAATTTCATATTCAAAACCCTGAAAATATTTTTGAATAGAAAGGATACAGTTCCTTAATAAATCCTTTACTTGATAATGAACAATGATGACACTTACTTTCATTAGCCGGCTTCGTTATAAGCAGTTCTGTTGGTTATAGATCTTCCCAAAGAAATCTCGTCTGCATACTCTAACTCATCCCCTACCGCAATTCCTCTGGCAATACTTGAAAATATAACCTGTGAACTTTTGAATTTTTTATAAATATAGTAAGCTGTTGTATCGCCTTCCATTGTTGCACTAAGTGCAAAAATCAATTCTTTTACAACGCCTTCTCCTATTTTCTTTTCTATACTTCCGATTCTTAACTGGCTCGGACCAATCCCTTCCATTGGAGAAATCTTCCCACCCAGAACCAAATATTTTCCTTTGTATTTCCCTGTATTTTCAATCGCCATCACATCTCGAACATCTTCTACAATACAAAGAAGTTCGTCATTCCTCTTCTCATCATTACAAATATCACAAACTTCTGAGTCTGAGAAATTGTGACATTCTTTGCAATATTTGATATCTGTCACTAAGTTTTGTATCGAAGACCCCAAAGAAATACCTTGAGAAGCCGGCTGACGCAACAAATGCAACGCCAAGCGAAGCGCAGATTTTCTGCCAATTCCGGGCAAACCAGCGATTTCTTCAACAGCTTTCGATAAAACTTTACTTGGATAATCCATTATTAAGAAACCAGATTCAAGAAATAAGAATCAGGAGAGAAATTTTAATCTTTATTAATTTTTTCAAATGTTTGGAAACAGAAATCATAATCATTTTTATCATCTTTGGAATGACATTCTTCGTCTGTCTTCTGCCAGATTTTTGGATCTATTTTCGGAAAAAAAGTATCTGCTTCAAAATCTCCGTTCACTTGCGTGATTTCTAATTTATCAGCAACTTCCATTGTTTGCTTGTAAATTTCGCCGCCGCCAATTACAAAGAAATCTTCATTGATTTTTTTTGCAAATTTCAAAGCTTCTTTCAATGTAGATACAATCAAAATACCTTCCTGAAACCAGTTTTCCTTTCTGCTGACAACAATATTGGTACGATTAGGTAATGCTTTACCAATACTTTCATATGTTTTTCTTCCCATCACGACAGGATGATTTTCTGTAAGTGTTTTGAAATGTTTCAAATCTTTTGGAAGCTTCCACAGCAATTGGTTATCTTTTCCCAAAGCATTCTTGTTTCCAATAGCAGCAATTATCGTAATCATATTTACAAATCTACATGATTATGTTTAATTAAGAAAAATTTATGAGATTTTAGTTTTTATTATTTCGTATTTTTGGCAAAATGTTAATAATAGGACATTATCGATAATTGTTTAGGTAAAATCGATTATAAAAAAATGAAACCGCAAAAGCGGAAAATTCAAGAATAATTCTAATGAAAAAAATTTTTATAGCATCAGCTTTTGCTTTACTTATTCTGGCAAGTTGTAACAAGGACAAAGAAATCCTCAATACTTTGAATGACTATAACATTGGACAACAAAGCAAAGGCTATCATTTTGGCGATAAACTGCAGTTGCCCCAGGATGTTTTGGATTACGCAGAAGCCATCACGATAAGTTATGGAGATAAAGAAAGTAGCAACTTGACAATTGATCCTAATTTTTTCTCTTTGGGAGAGAATGATGTAACTTTCAACATCAAAACCAAAGGTGGCGAAGTTCTACAACAAGACGCAACCATCAATGTTTTTGCTAAAGCTAAAGCCAGAAAAATATCTTATGAAGTTGTGAATCAATATCCGCATGATGCGAAAAACTTTGTTCAAGGTTTCCAGATTGACGGCGATATTGTTTATGAATCTGATGGACAAAATGGTCAATCCAGACTCTTGACTTATAAACTAGGATCTACTGAGCCAATCATCAGTGTTTCTCAACCACAGGAGATTTTCTCTGAAGGAAGTACAATTGTAGGAGATAAAGTATATCAGCTAACTTGGCAAAATAAAAAAGGTTTTATCTACGATAAAAATACTTTAAAGTTGCTGAGTGAATTTGCTTATCCGGAAGCCATAGGTGAAGGCTGGGGCTTGACTTATGACGGAAAAGATTTAATTTTATCAGACGGAACAAAAACAATTTATTTCCTAGATCCGGCAAATCCTTCTAAAATATTAAGAACAATTGCTGTTGCAAGTGACACCGAAGGTTATGACCAACTCAACGAACTAGAATACCATAATGGTTCTATCTACGCAAACGTTTGGCATAAACCAATTATTTTACAAATAAATCCGGCTAATGGAGAAGTAACTGGAATTCTGGACTTAACCAATATTGTAAAACAAAGTTCAACTGGTGGTGAAGATGTTCTGAACGGCATTGCTTTCAAAGGTGAAAACATGGTCATTACCGGAAAAAACTGGAGCAGAATCTACGAAGTGGTTATAAAATAATCTCTAATATAAACTCATAAAAAAACGCTTCAAAAATTTGAAGCGTTTTTTTTATTGTAATGATGCTACGGTATTGTTTGCGGCATTTGATGTATTTACGACCGTATATTTTATACTTAACTGTGTATTTTCAGAAAACGTTTTGTAAACCTTATATTGACTCTGGCAAACCTGAGATTTCATCTCATACTCTCCTCTTTCTACAACAATACTTTCGCTTTTCCTGGCTGCTACAGGCAGACTGTAGTGGTTATTGCCAGAAATATCCATCGTAAAATCACAATCTGACTCGTTACTGATAACCAAAACCATACTTTTATTAGATTCATCACTATTAAAGAGCTGGTTAAGCAATGTAACTGCTTTTTCTTCAGCGCCAAGTTTTTTTGGAGCTTGTTTTAATAGATCCGTTTCTAAAATAACATTCGTGTTTTTTCCTACAAAAACCGGTGAAACCACAGAATTACCAGTAGCACAGCTTGTTAAAAAACAACTACCTATAAGTAGCAAAAATAATTTATTCATCCTTTAGTCTGAATTTGATGTAAGTAATTGTTTTGCCTTTAGATGAAAATAAATCTTCATAATAAGTTCTAATATCTTTTAATAATGGGGTGTCCGGTTGATATTCTGCAGCGCCATAGATATCGTGATGCGCCGTAAGAATATGATGTCCCAGACCTTGCAACAATCCTAAAGTATAACCGTGTAAATATTCTGAATCTGTTTTCAGGTGAATAATTCCGTCTTTCTTAAGAATATGTTTGTATTTTTCCAAAAACTCAGGATTGGTCAATCTGTGCTTGGTTCTTCTGTATTTGATTTGTGGATCTGGAAAAGTAATCCAAATCTCAGAAACTTCGTTCTCAGCAAATAGATTTTCTATCAATTCTATCTGAGTTCTGAGAAATGCTACATTTTTCAGATTGTCACGTATTGCTTCCTTAGCACCAAACCAAAACCTTGCTCCTTTTATATCAATCCCAATAAAATTTTTATCCGGAAATGCTTTTGCCAGACCTACAGAATATTCTCCTTTTCCGCATCCTAACTCCAAAACTATCGGTTTATCGTTACCAAAGAATTCGTTCCATTTTCCCTTGTACTGAAAGTCATTAATAGCCTGTTCTCTTGTTGGCTGAATGACATTTGGTAATATTGTATTTTCTCTAAACCTCGCTGCTTTGTTTTTCCCCATTTTTTAAATTTTCTGTAAGCTTCTAAAAACGTGATAAAAATAAACATTTTTATCTAATTCCAATAAATAATTAATAATATTAAGTTTTTTATAAAAATAAAATCATTCTTTTTTCAAATCTTCTGTAACCTGCATCAAATGTGAGTTTTGTAATCTTCTCAAATAAATAGGAAGGTATTTTTCTATATAAACTTTGGTAGCCTCGTAATTATTTGACTCTAGAAATATAGAAATATTGTCTGAGCTGTAGATAAACTGAAGAAAATTCGGGATCAATTCTTTTGGAATTTTAAGTCTTGTAAAATAGTCATCGCCAAAATAATCCTGAAGACTTTTGATTCCCTGACTCATTTTTTCATATTGATAATAACGCTCTTTTTTCTTCTTTTCTCCAGAAATCAAATCAAAAATACTATCGATACTAAAACTAAGCCCTTGATTGAAAGATAAAACCGGAATCTCAGGAGAAGTTCCGTCGCCTTTTGGCTCTGGTAAACCAATCATTTTTTTAAGTTCAAATACTTTCTCGGAACCTTTCAGCATCGCAACATCTCTTCTAAGGTTACCTGTCGGTTTAAAGGAACTCAGAATCACTTCCTGAATTTCATAATAAGCAATCTGAAGTTCTATGAAATTCTTTTTCCTTGACAGCATTTCCTTTGTAACCTCTATATCTTTTCTTTCCGTAGCAATGGATGTAAATCTCAGAACCTCGCCTTCTTTAACTGCAATTTTGAACTCACCATTATAATTCGCCAAAACACTTTTGTGTGCATTGATATTGGTTACATAGACTTGATTAAGATAAAGGCTGGACTTATCTCTAATAAAAATTTCACCTTCAAAATCTTGTCCGTAAACCACAGTAATACAGAACAATAGCGCAATTGTAAATATCTTCTTCATATAATCGGCAAATTTATAGAGAATAAGTGGAGTATTGCTATAAAAAAAAGCCAATAAGGTTAAAATTTTATTAAACTTTATCGGCTTTTTGTTAAGTAATTAGAATAACAATCTTTTTTAGAAAAGAAGTGTTAAAACATTGATGTTTTTTTAATCTGAGTTTCTGTTTTTTAGGAGTATCCAACCGGTTTTTTGCACTCTGTTAGGGTTTCCAGATTCGTTCCACTGTAAGATATACCAATATGATGCTGTTGGCAGAGATCTCCCCCTAAACTTACCATCCCATTTATATTGATTTTCGGACGATCCTTTAAAAACCAAAACACCATTTCTATCATAAACTTCTAGTCGAGGTTCTATTTTGGTCATCAAACCAGAGTAATCTATAACATCGTTGTAACCGTCATCATTTGGAGTTATTACATTTTTTTCATTAATGATATAAAAAGTTTGTAACACAGAACCACATTTATCCTTAACCTCAACTGTATGTTGTCCTTTGGAGACATTTTCAATAACATTCGAAGACTGTTTGTTTCCATCTAGAAAATATTGATAAGAAGGAATACCATTAGAAGCCTGAATCGTTATTTTATTGTCCTCAATCAAAACATTATTAATGATTAAATCCTGAGGTTCTGATATTTTAACTGACTGTTTATAAACACAGTCATTAAATCCAAGTTCTACAATATAATCGCCTGCGGATAGATTTCCTGATTTACGTTGATCGCTAATCATTATTGATGGATCGGATGCCTTATACCATTTGTAGGAACTGAAACCCATACTCATAGATGGATCTGCATCCAGATTTATAAGTGAGTTTTTACAAATTACAGTATCTTGAATAGCTGTTGATTTTTTTGGTTGTTTAAAATTGAATTTAATTTCTGCAACATTATCACAAAACCCTAGTTGATGAAAACGAACAAAAAAAGATGGAGTTTTATTTTTATCATCCAAAGTGATAGTTGTATTGGACAAATATTCTTTTGAATCTTTATTATTAGCTCCTATTCTAGATTTGTAGAAATCCAGTCTACCATCAAAACCTGTAGGTATCAAAGAATTAATAAAATCGGGACTTGATATATCCACTTCTTTCTCTCCTTCTAATTTTTCGTCACAAATATCAAACGGCTTCAAACTTACACTATTATCAAACGAGCTTAATGCATTTTTTGTTAAAGTTATTTTAGTCAATGTAGGATTGCAACTTCCTGGTTTTAACCACATATAAACATCTTTTGATGCTGAGTTAAATTTTACATTAGTAATAGCTGCTTCAGTTGGATTATTAATATTAGCTGGAGGATATTCAAAATATTTAATATCAAATCCATAATCCTGCGAAAGATTGGAAACAACTTGCGAAGTATATGTGTTAAGAATTACATCTGCATTTCCATCAAGATCTTCATCGCAGATATTGTTGAAATTTGTAGCTCCAATAATTGGTAGAATTTGTGGCTCAATATTAATATGCCCCTTAAGTTTACAATTTGTATCAAGGTCTATTTCTACCTCATAATAACCATAATTAGTATTATCAACCAAAAATTTAGGAATCATTCCGTTTGCTACCAAGACTCCATTTCTATACCATTTGTAATTTGTTGCAACACCTTGCACTGGAGACGGTGTTGCATCGATTTCGTGGGTTCCCGTTGCACAAAGAGCTGTTCCTGTCTCTAAACTTAAATCTGAGCCAAGATCCTTAATACCAACAAAACTCCCCGCTTTTAAAAAGACAGCAGAATCGTGAGTCGGGTTGCTTTCATCACCAATTACTAATTTGATATGATATTTTTTTCCAATTTCCACATCAGCTGTTGCTGTTAAAATTTTGGTTTGTCCGTTAAAATTAGTTGGAGAAAGAGAAGTAGAAGTTTGCGGATTGAAGCTTCCAAAGTAGTCCTCATTCTTACTTGGACAATTACCTCCGCCTCCTCTTATATTAACGACCGATACCGGCTGATTAGTGCCGGGAACTAAGGCTATATTTGTATAAGGACCAGCACTGCCAACTGGCTTTATAAGAAATGCAAATATATCAGAATACCCACAACCAGTTACAGATTTAAATTTATCATATTCTTCTGAAAGAAACATATACTCGAAGCTGACTTTGTCACTGATAGAAGAAATAAAATCAAACTCCAGATAAGTTGCATTGGTATTAAGAACCCCCAACAGGTCATATAAATCCGTATCTCCTCCCCAGCCACTTCCAATCTCGCTTTGCAAAGCATCATTTGGACCAGGTGCTTTCAAAACATTACCTGTAGATAAAATAATACCCTTATCGATATCAAAATTGCTTGTTCCTTTATCAAAATAACCGTAGCTAGCACCTCCCGATGTAATATTCCCACCTTTAACGGTGACATTTGAAACCGAGATACAAGTCGATACCTTTGCATCCAAAAACTCTTCCACCAATTGCTGAGGTGTATATGTCGTAACATCTACATTTATAAATTGTGCTTGGATAAGATTACTACCAAAGCTTAGTATAGCAATAAAAACAAGATAATATGAACAATCTAACCGCTTCATTTAAAATAATATGGATTGCAAATTTACTCCGAAATTTCATAACAAAAAATCCTGCTACAAAATATAGCAGGATTTTAAATTATGATTTAAGTACTAAGATTAAGCAAGAGCAACTCTTACAAAACCTGTTACTTTAAGATCTGCATTCACAGATTTTACATAATCAGCAACTGACATGCTAGAATCCTTGATGAAATCTTGGTGTACCAAAGTGTTGTCTTTGTAGAATCTCTGCATTTTACCTTTCAAGATATTGTCGATAATGTTTGCAGGCTTACCTTCTTCTGTTAGTTTATGTCTTTCGATTTCCAATTCTTTATCGATAGTTTCCTGAGAAACCGCATTTTCGTCAAGAGCAATTGGGTTCATTGCAGCAACTTGCATAGAAACCGCTTTTGCAGCCTCATCAGCACCTTCAGCCTTAGCAGAAAGAGAAGTGATTGCAGCAATCTTATTTCCAGCGTGGATATAAGCGCCCAAGAAAGGCCCTTCAATTCTTTCGAATGCTCCTATCTCGATTTTCTCACCGATAACACCTGTTTGCTCGATTAATTTGTCAGCAACAGTCATTCCGTGGAAATCTGTAGCCAATAATTCCTCTTTAGTAGCAGCAAAAATTGCCATTTCAGCTAATTCATAAGCCAACTCGATGAATGCTTCGTTTTTAGCAACGAAATCAGTTTCACAGTTCAAAGAGATCACAACACCTAAAGTGTTATCCTCATTTACTCTTGCAATAACTGCACCTTCA encodes:
- a CDS encoding DUF6759 domain-containing protein, with protein sequence MLLIGSCFLTSCATGNSVVSPVFVGKNTNVILETDLLKQAPKKLGAEEKAVTLLNQLFNSDESNKSMVLVISNESDCDFTMDISGNNHYSLPVAARKSESIVVERGEYEMKSQVCQSQYKVYKTFSENTQLSIKYTVVNTSNAANNTVASLQ
- the trmB gene encoding tRNA (guanosine(46)-N7)-methyltransferase TrmB, encoding MGKNKAARFRENTILPNVIQPTREQAINDFQYKGKWNEFFGNDKPIVLELGCGKGEYSVGLAKAFPDKNFIGIDIKGARFWFGAKEAIRDNLKNVAFLRTQIELIENLFAENEVSEIWITFPDPQIKYRRTKHRLTNPEFLEKYKHILKKDGIIHLKTDSEYLHGYTLGLLQGLGHHILTAHHDIYGAAEYQPDTPLLKDIRTYYEDLFSSKGKTITYIKFRLKDE
- a CDS encoding choice-of-anchor L domain-containing protein, producing the protein MKRLDCSYYLVFIAILSFGSNLIQAQFINVDVTTYTPQQLVEEFLDAKVSTCISVSNVTVKGGNITSGGASYGYFDKGTSNFDIDKGIILSTGNVLKAPGPNDALQSEIGSGWGGDTDLYDLLGVLNTNATYLEFDFISSISDKVSFEYMFLSEEYDKFKSVTGCGYSDIFAFLIKPVGSAGPYTNIALVPGTNQPVSVVNIRGGGGNCPSKNEDYFGSFNPQTSTSLSPTNFNGQTKILTATADVEIGKKYHIKLVIGDESNPTHDSAVFLKAGSFVGIKDLGSDLSLETGTALCATGTHEIDATPSPVQGVATNYKWYRNGVLVANGMIPKFLVDNTNYGYYEVEIDLDTNCKLKGHINIEPQILPIIGATNFNNICDEDLDGNADVILNTYTSQVVSNLSQDYGFDIKYFEYPPANINNPTEAAITNVKFNSASKDVYMWLKPGSCNPTLTKITLTKNALSSFDNSVSLKPFDICDEKLEGEKEVDISSPDFINSLIPTGFDGRLDFYKSRIGANNKDSKEYLSNTTITLDDKNKTPSFFVRFHQLGFCDNVAEIKFNFKQPKKSTAIQDTVICKNSLINLDADPSMSMGFSSYKWYKASDPSIMISDQRKSGNLSAGDYIVELGFNDCVYKQSVKISEPQDLIINNVLIEDNKITIQASNGIPSYQYFLDGNKQSSNVIENVSKGQHTVEVKDKCGSVLQTFYIINEKNVITPNDDGYNDVIDYSGLMTKIEPRLEVYDRNGVLVFKGSSENQYKWDGKFRGRSLPTASYWYILQWNESGNPNRVQKTGWILLKNRNSD
- a CDS encoding dihydrofolate reductase yields the protein MITIIAAIGNKNALGKDNQLLWKLPKDLKHFKTLTENHPVVMGRKTYESIGKALPNRTNIVVSRKENWFQEGILIVSTLKEALKFAKKINEDFFVIGGGEIYKQTMEVADKLEITQVNGDFEADTFFPKIDPKIWQKTDEECHSKDDKNDYDFCFQTFEKINKD
- the tsf gene encoding translation elongation factor Ts translates to MSYTPVAADVAKLRNTTGAGMMDCKKALVEAEGDFEKAIDILRKKGQKVAANRADRDSSEGAVIARVNEDNTLGVVISLNCETDFVAKNEAFIELAYELAEMAIFAATKEELLATDFHGMTVADKLIEQTGVIGEKIEIGAFERIEGPFLGAYIHAGNKIAAITSLSAKAEGADEAAKAVSMQVAAMNPIALDENAVSQETIDKELEIERHKLTEEGKPANIIDNILKGKMQRFYKDNTLVHQDFIKDSSMSVADYVKSVNADLKVTGFVRVALA
- a CDS encoding glutaminyl-peptide cyclotransferase; this translates as MKKIFIASAFALLILASCNKDKEILNTLNDYNIGQQSKGYHFGDKLQLPQDVLDYAEAITISYGDKESSNLTIDPNFFSLGENDVTFNIKTKGGEVLQQDATINVFAKAKARKISYEVVNQYPHDAKNFVQGFQIDGDIVYESDGQNGQSRLLTYKLGSTEPIISVSQPQEIFSEGSTIVGDKVYQLTWQNKKGFIYDKNTLKLLSEFAYPEAIGEGWGLTYDGKDLILSDGTKTIYFLDPANPSKILRTIAVASDTEGYDQLNELEYHNGSIYANVWHKPIILQINPANGEVTGILDLTNIVKQSSTGGEDVLNGIAFKGENMVITGKNWSRIYEVVIK
- the recR gene encoding recombination mediator RecR codes for the protein MDYPSKVLSKAVEEIAGLPGIGRKSALRLALHLLRQPASQGISLGSSIQNLVTDIKYCKECHNFSDSEVCDICNDEKRNDELLCIVEDVRDVMAIENTGKYKGKYLVLGGKISPMEGIGPSQLRIGSIEKKIGEGVVKELIFALSATMEGDTTAYYIYKKFKSSQVIFSSIARGIAVGDELEYADEISLGRSITNRTAYNEAG